GTGATCTTGTACGAGGTGGAGCGCTCCAGCTGGCCGTCGGGCTTCCAGCTCTTCGCGTCGGCGGCCAGCGTGCCCTTCACGGCGGTCCCGTCGGCGGTGGTCATCTCGACCGTCGTGAGCGTGCCCTTGGTGACCGTGACCTTCGCGGCGTTGTTGATGCTCGCGTTGTCGGCACCGTTCTTGGGCGAGATGGCTATCTGGGCCTTGGACGTGTCCTTCGCCGCGGCCTCGTCCACCTGCGCCTGCGAATCCTTCGAACGCTCGGCTCCGGAGTCGTCCCCACCGTCGCCACCGCCGCAGGCCGAGAGCACCAGCACCCCGCCGAGCAGTGCGGACGCGGCCGCGAGGCCCTTGCGCCGCTTGCCGATCGTCATCACACGCTTCTCCATCGTCGCCGCTTCCCTGCCCTATGACCGTTAAGAACACCCATACCGGTTCGTCCGGTTCCACCGCGGACGAAGTTGTGTGCAACGCCACTCGGATTCCGGGATGTACACACGCGTCGCACTTGTAAGCCCCGGTCCGCGTGCGACGGCGTCCCGGGGCCAAGGGTGTCACGCGCGTGGGCTACAACCCGCCCGGGCGCCCGGTATTCCCGGTGTCCACGACCTCATTATCGCCTTCCGTGAGGTCCTCCTCGTCCATGTCCCATTCCACGGTCCCGGGGTCGTGGTCGATCTGCTCACTGCTCCACGAACCCTGGACCAGCTCCAGTCCGGGCACCTCGCCGACCAGTTCCGAGGGCTCCACCAGGTACGCGAGCGCCTCCGCCTCGTCTTCCCGCACCGCCAGGCGGGCATGCGTACGTTCTTCGTCCGGCATCGAATCGTCGGTCGCGATCCGGGTCAGTGCCGCTTCCGTCAGCTCCTGGGGATCAGTGATCTCCAGCACCAGTTCCACGTGCAGTCGGACATAACGGGATGTCTCAGGAGTGCTCATAACCGGAGAGTAGGCCTCGGGACCCGGGCGACTTTCCTGCGACCCGCTGCTTTCACTAGCATCGGCGCACCCGGTCAATTCGGCGTTTTCCCAAGGGAGATCGATTACGTGTACGTGTCTGTCGTACGCCGGCCGCTGCTGACGGCCATAGCCGCCGGAATCCTGCTCTGCGCCCTGTGGTTCGTCCCCTCGGCCAACGCCACGGACGAGCGGAATCCCCAGCAGCGATCAGCCCCCACCGCCCACGAGCACGCCGCGCTCTGACGCGACGGGAGGGGGCCGCCCGGCTGCCGGGCGGCCCCCTCCGTATCTCTGCCTAGGGCGTGTTTGAGAAGTAGCGTCGTCCGCCCATCGGGCGGGGCCCACGGCGTCTGGTGCGTGCGATCGCAAGGCGAAGGATCATCCTCGTACTGGACGTACTTGGATGACTCCGACAACGCAGCGAGCGCGCGTGCCAGGCGTCGTGGGCCAGACGGGACTTCTCAAACACGCCCTAGGCGAGCGGACCGGTCACCGGCTCAACCGCGGCCACCAGCCGGCCGTCCCGCAGGAACATGTCGGCCAGCGCGAGATCCGGCGACAGGAACCGGTCCGGCCCAGGACCCTCGATCCCCGCCGCCCGCACCGCCTCGACCGCGGCCTGCGACGCGGGCGCGGGCACCAGGCCCGTACGCAGCTCGATCGCGCGGGTCGCCGCGTACATCTCGACGGCGAGGATCCGCGTCAGATGATCGACGGCCGTGCGGAGCTTGCGGGCCGCCGACCAGCCCATCGACACATGGTCCTCCTGCATCGCCGACGACGGGATGGAGTCCACGGACGCCGGGACGGCCAGCCGCTTCATCTCGCTGACCAGCGCGGCCTGCGTGTACTGGGCGATCATCAGGCCCGAGTCGACACCGGGGTCGTCCGCGAGGAAGGCGGGCAGTCCGTGCGAACGGTTCTTGTCCAGCAGCCGGTCCGTGCGGCGCTCGGCGATGGAACCGAGATCGGCGGCGACGATCGCGAGGAAATCCAGGACGTACGCGACGGGGGCGCCGTGGAAGTTGCCGTTGGACTCGACGCGTCCGTCGGGCAGCACCACCGGGTTGTCGACGGCGGACGCCAGCTCACGTTCGGCCACGATCCGGGCGTACGCGAGGGTGTCCCGGCCCGCGCCGGCGACCTGCGGGGCGCAGCGCACCGAGTACGCGTCCTGCACCCGGGGCGCGGCGTCCTGCTGGAAGTGCCCGGTCAGCCCGGACCCGGCGAGCACCCGCAGCATGTTGTCGGCGCTGACGCCCTGGCCGGGGTGCGGGCGGATGGCGTGCAGCTCGGGGGCGAGGACCTTGTCCGTACCGAGCAGGGCCTCCAGGGTCAGCGCGGCGGTGATGTCGGCGGAGGTGTAGAGCCGCTGGAGGTCGGCGATGGCCATGACCAGCATCCCGAGCATGCCGTCGGTGCCGTTGAGGAGCGCGAGGCCCTCCTTCTCCCGCAGCTCAACGGGCACGATGCCGTGCTCGGCGAGCAACTCGGCGGCGGGCCGCACCACACCGTCCGGGCCCTCGGCGTCACCCTCGCCCATCAGCGTCAGCGCACAGTGGGAGAGAGGCGCGAGGTCGCCGGAGCAGCCGAGGGAGCCGTACTCGTGCACGACGGGGGTGATCCCCGCGTTCAGCACGTCCGCGATGGTCCGCGCGACCTCGGGGCGTACGCCGGTACGACCGGACGCGAGGGTCTTGAGCCGCAGGAACATCAGCGCCCGCACGACCTCCCGCTCGACCCGCGGGCCCATACCGGCGGCGTGCGACCGCACGATGTTCCGCTGCAACCGCCCGCGGAGCTCCGGGCCGATGTGCCGGGTGGCGAGGGCCCCGAACCCGGTGGAGACGCCGTACACGGGCTCGGGCTTCGCGGCGAGCGAGTCGACGATCTCGCGGGCGGCGGCGAGCGCGGCGATGGCGTCGGCGGAGAGCTCGACGGGGGCGTTGCCGCGGGCGACGGCGACGACGTCTTCGGCGGTGGTGCCGGAGGTCCCCACGACGACTGTGCGCATATTCATATTCAGGAGCGTACGTACTGAAACTCAACGTGTCACTAGCGGAGCGCGCTTCGCGGGAGCAGCAGCGGTAGCTGGGTTGCGGTCGGTGTCCGGGTGCCGCTCCGGGGTCATGCCCGGAGGCCCCGACCCCCGCCCGTCAGCCGACAACCGCAACCCCGTTCACCCACCCCCTCCGGGAGGAACCCGCGTCCCCCGGAACCTCCGGCGCTCCCCCACCACCGGAGGCCCCGGCGGCGGCTCGTCCGCCAGTCGCACCACTCCCCCGTCCCGCCCCGCCACCACCGGCCCCACCGACCGCGCCGCCTTCGCGCGGTACTGCGCCGCGTCCGCCAGCCGGAACAGCCGCCGCGCCGACCTCAGCGGCCCGATCGGATCCCCCGTCGACGCGATCCCGCACGCCACCCCCTCCCCCAGCGCCAACTCCGCGGCCCGGTGGCAGAGTTCATCGGCGACCTCGACCACGTCGTCCGCCGCCGGCCCCACCGTCAGCAGACAGAACTCGTCGCCCCCCAGCCGCGCCACCAGCGCTCCCGGCAGCCGCGCCCCGCAGAGGGAGAGCAGCGATCCGAACCGTTCCAGCAGCCGGTCACCGACCGCGTGCCCATGGGTGTCGTTGACCCGCTTGAGCCCGTTGAGGTCGCAGACGACCAGGCTGACGACCGACCCGTCCTCCCGGTGCAGCGCGACCGCCTCGTCCAGGCGCATGTCCACCGCGCGGCGGTTCGCGAGCCCGGTCAGCGGGTCCGTGAAGGCCAGCCGCCGGGCCTCTTCGAGCCGTTCCGTCTGCGCGATCCCCGACGCCACGACGGAGGCGATGACGGTCGCGAAGGCCGCGTCGGCGCGCTCGAAGACCGGCGCCCCGAGCGGCCTCGCCACGTACAGCTCGCCCCACGCCCGCCCGTGCAGCACGATCGGCGCGACGACGCAGCACCCCCGGCCGCGTCTACGGAGCGCGGCGACCCGTTGGTGGCAGTAGCCCGGCTCACCGCCGGCGACGGTGGCGGCCGGTCCTTCGACCGTCTCGACCCACGCGTTGGGCTCACCCCCGCCCGCCCAGCGCTCGTGCAGGAACTCCGCGATCTCGGGGAACCGGTGCACGGGATACGACTCGTCGTCGGGGAACTCCTCCTCCCCCTCGGCCAGGTCCCCCGCGTTCACGAGGACCTTGAGCTGCCCGAGGTCCCGCTCCCACACGGACAGCGCCGCGAAGCTGCCGGCCAGCGCGTCACGCGCGCCGAGCGCCGCGGCCCGCCAGGACTCGTGGGGGGTCTGCGCCGAAGCCATGGCCTGTGCGAGCTCCACCACGGCGCGAAGCCGTACGTCCTCTCCCATCACCCCACCTTAGGGCGCTTTGTGGTGATTTGATCACTCGGAGCGAGGCGTCGTCACTCTCCGTCCACAACCCGTCCACAGGGTCCACAAGGTCCGGGGAGCCAGGCAAGATCGACAAGACACCGCCTACTCGCCGGGCCACTCCGGCTTCCGCTTCTCGTTGAACGCGGCCACACCCTCCGTACGGTCCCCGGAGAAGGCCACCGACCGCCACGCCGCGTCCTCGACCTCCAGACCCGCCCGCAGGTCGAGCCCGTGCCCGAGCCGCAGGGCCCGCTTCGCCGCCCGGAGCCCGACCGGCGAGTTCGCGGCGATACGGGAGGCCAGCGCAAGCGCCTCGTCGCGGTCGGCCGCCTCCCCCGCCAGCTGGTCGACCAGGCCGAGCGCGTGCGCCTCCGGGGCCTCCAACCGCCGTGCGGTGAAGATCAGTTCGGCCGCGCGGGCGGCTCCCACGCGGCGCGGCAGCAGTTGCGTACCACCGCCGCCGGGGATGACGCCCACCGACACCTCGGGCAGCCCGACGACCGCCGTCGGGTCGGCGACGATCAGGTCGCAGGAGAGCGCCAGCTCGAACCCGCCGCCGAGGGCGAAGCCGTGGACGGCTGCGATGGCGGGCATCGGGAGTTCCAGGACGCCGGTGTACGCGGCGCGGGCGGTCGGCCGCTGCCGTACCAGCTCGGCGTCGCTCAGCGAGTTCCGTTCCTTGAGGTCCGCTCCGACGCAGAAGGCGCGTGGGTGGGTGGAGGTGAGGACGGTGACGCGTACGTCCCGGTCGGCGCCGAGCGCCGCGCAGGCCGCGCCGATGGAACGCGCCATCTCGGTGGAGACCGCGTTCATGGCCTTGGGCCGGTCGAGCACCAGCTCGGCCACATGACCGTGCCGGCGTACGGCGACGAACTCCCCGTACCGCCGCTCGTCCTCTGTGCCCACCGCGCCCACCCGCTTCCCGGTCAACGATCGTTGACCGGGATCATAGGCCGCGGCCCGTACGCCGGGGGGGGCAGGCCCAGGGTCTGTCTTTCGGATCAGGCCGGATCAGGGAGCGCCCGCTGCGGCAGCGGCTGATGTCCCGTTGGTGCGTGCGATCGCAAGGCGGAGGAGGGAGACGACGCGGAGCGTTGGCGACCGACGACAACGCGGCGAGCGTGCGTGCCAGGGACCGCGAGCCCGGCAAGATCCGAAAGACAGACCCTAGGGCTTGGGCCGCCGGGTCAGGAGCCACGGCTCCACGACGCCCAGGCCCCGCACCGGCCGCTGCCACATCGGCTGTATGGCGAAGCGGTACGAGGGCGGCTCCTCGCCCGCCTTCTCGGCCTCGGCGGCGTGCTCCGCCGCCTCGGCCTCGGACGCGGGGGTGTCGCCCGTCCGGATCAGCTCCTCCGCGAGCGCGCCGTCGACCAGGACGGCGTCCTTGGGAGCTATCGAGGTGAGCCGGCTCGCGAGGTTGACCGTATTGCCGAAGACGTCACCCATCCGGGTGGTGACGGTGCCGAACGCGATGCCCACGCGCAGCGCCGGCATCGAGTCGTCGTGCGTCATGGTCTCTATGAGCCGCAGCGCGATCTCCGTGGCCGTGCCCGCGTCGTCGGCGGCGTACAGGACCTCGTCGCCGAGCGTCTTGATGAGCCGGCCGCCGTGCGCGGCCACCAGGTCGGCGCAGGTCGTCTCGAACGCCTCGACCAGCTCGCCCAGCTCCTCCTCCTCAAGACGGCGGGTCAGCCGGGTGAACCCCACGAGGTCCGCGAAGCCGACGGCGAGACGGCGGTCGACCATCTCCTCGTCGTCGGCGGCCTGGACGACACGTCCGGTGGCGGCGGCGAGCTGACGCCGCCACACGTACACCAGGAACTCCTCCAGCTCCGGGAGCAACAGCTCGACCAGGGGGTACGTGACCTCGGTCCGGGTCATTCCGGGCTCGGGCGGTTCCGTGAGCCCCGCGAGGAAGGAGTCGATCTGCCACTCCGCCAGGCGGGCGGTGGTCTGCCCGGTCGACCGGGCGACCTGGATCGCCATCGGCTCGCTCAGCAGCCCGGCCTCGACCAGACCGGCGAGGCGGCGCAGCGCGAGGACGTCGGCCTCGGTGAGGGCCCGTGCCTGCCCGATGTCCGCGAAGCCCATGGCCCGCCAGAAGCGGGAGGCGAGGTCCATCGAGACACCGGCGGTGCGGGCGGCCTGGAAGGGGGTGTAGCGGCGCTCGGCGCCGATGATGAGCTGTTCGAGCCGGATGGCGAGGGGGTCGTCGGTGGGCTCGGCCGTGTGGTCGACGGCGTGGTGCGGGGTGGGGTGTGCGGAGGAGTCCGACGGCGGCTTTTCGTCCCCACCACCGGAGGTCGTGTCGTCGACCGTCACCAGCCGCCTCCTGCCCGTTCCCTGCGCACTGCCCTGCCGATCTGTCGTGGGTCGCCTCAACGATACGGCAGGTCGGGGCTGTCGGGGTCGCCGTTGCGGGTAGTCGTGACAGCCGGGCAGGCCGGCCCCGGAGCGCCTCCGTCCGCCACCGCGATCCCGGCGGCTACGAGGCGCGCAGATGCACCACGTCCCCGGCGCCCACGGTCTCCCGGCCGCCGCCCTCCGTCGCGATCACCAGCCGCCCGTCACCGTCGATCGCGACCGCGTCGCCCACCACCTGCCGCTCGCCCGGCAGCTCCGCCCGCACCGGCCGCCCGAGCGTCGCGCAGCCCGTCACGTACGCCTCCTGGAGACCCGATGCCGCCGGGTCCCCGCCGGCGTCCCGCCACTCGCCGTACCACCGCTCCAGGCCCCGCAGCACCGCCCGCAGCAGCGGATCGCGGTCGACCGAGACCGCGTTGGCGAGCGCGAGCGAACCGGCGCCGGGGACGGGCAGCTCCGACTCGGTGAGGGTGACGTTCAGGCCGACGCCGACGATCACGGCGTCGGCCCCCGCGCGCTCCGCGAGGATCCCGCCCGCCTTCCGCTCCTCCTTGGCACTCTCGTCGCCCTCCTTTCCGCCGACCGTCACCAGCAGGTCGTTGGGCCACTTCAGCGCCGTGTCCACGCCCGCCGTCCGCGCGACGGCCGTCGCGACCGCGACGCCGGTGAGCAGCGGCAGCCACCCCCAGCGCTCGACGGGTACGTCCGGTCCCGGCCGCAGTAGTACGGAGAGGAACAGTCCGGAGCGGGCGGGCGCCGACCAGCCGCGGTCCAGCCGCCCGCGCCCCCGGGTCTGTTCCTCGGCGACGAGCACCGCGCCTTCGGGGAGGCTGTCCGCGCGGGCGGCGAGGTCGGAGTTGGTGGATCCGATCGTGGTGACGACGTCGAGCGAGCTCCACAGACGGCCCGGCACGATCAGCCCCCGGCGCAGGGCGGTGGTGTTGAGGGGCGGGCGTTCGAGGTCGCTCCAGCGGCTGCCCGCGGCATTGTGCTCGGTCATGCGCGTCAGCCTAGGTCTTGTCCGGTGGGTCTTCGCGGGCCCGGCGCGGGGGCAACCGGGTGTGGCCAACGACGCACTGCCGAACGTCGGGGCCGCCGATACGCTACGGATCAGTAGCCACACCCCGAGCCGCAGGGAGCCGCATCCCCATGTCCGAGCCGGAAACCGCCCGCGGAACAGAGAACAGCCACACCACAGCGGGGAAGATCGCGGATCTCCAGCGCCGTATCGAGGAGGCCACGAACGCGGGCTCCGCGCGGGCGGTGGAGAAGCAGCACGCCAAGGGCAAGCTCACGGCCCGCGAACGGATCGACCTCCTTATGGATGAGGGGTCGTTCGTCGAGCTGGACGAGTTCGCCCGGCACCGCTCCACCAACTTCGGCATCGAGAAGAACCGTCCGTACGGAGACGGTGTCGTGACCGGTTACGGCACGGTCGACGGCCGCCCGGTCTGCGTCTACTCGCAGGACTTCACGATCTTCGGCGGTTCACTCGGCGAGGTCTACGGCGAGAAGATCGTCAAGGTCATGGACTTCGCGCTGAAGACCGGCTGCCCGATCATCGGCATCAACGACGGCGGCGGCGCCCGTATCCAGGAGGGCGTGGTCGCGCTCGGCCTGTTCGCCGAGATCTTCCGCCGCAACGTGCACGCGTCGGGCGTCGTCCCGCAGATCAGCCTCATCGTCGGGCCGTGCGCGGGCGGCGCCGTCTACTCCCCCGCGATCACCGACTTCACCGTGATGGTCGACCAGACCTCGCACATGTTCATCACAGGACCGGATGTGATCAAGACGGTCACCGGCGAGGACGTCGGCTTCGAGGAGCTGGGCGGAGCGCGTACGCACAACACGACGTCCGGCGTCGCGCACCATATGGCGGGTGACGAGAAGGACGCCGTCGAGTACGTGAAGTCACTCCTGTCGTACCTGCCGTCGAACAACCTCTCCGAGCCGCCCGCCTTCCCGGAGGTGGCCGAAGTGGCGCCCACCGCCGAGGATCTGGAGCTGGACGCGCTGATCCCGGACTCGGCGAACCAGCCGTACGACATGCACTCCGCCATCGAGCATGTGCTGGACGACTCCGAATTCCTGGAGACCCAGGCGCTGTTCGCGCCGAACATCATCACCGGGTACGGACGGGTCGAGGGCTATCCGGTCGGCATCGTCGCCAACCAGCCGATGCAGTTCGCGGGTTGTCTGGACATCAACGCCTCGGAGAAGGCGGCGCGGTTCGTGCGCACCTGCGACGCGTTCAACATCCCGGTCATCACGTTCGTGGATGTGCCGGGCTTCCTGCCGGGTGTCGACCAGGAGTACGGCGGCATCATCCGGCGCGGCGCCAAGCTGATCTACGCGTACGCCGAGGCGACCGTCCCGCTGATCACGGTGATCACCCGGAAGGCGTTCGGCGGCGCGTACGACGTCATGGGCTCCAAGCATCTGGGCGCCGACCTCAATCTGGCCTGGCCGACGGCGCAGATCGCGGTGATGGGGGCGCAGGGCGCGGTCAACATCCTGCACCGGCGTACGATCGCCGCCGCCGAGGACCAGGAGGCGACGCGGGCCGGTCTGATCGCGGAGTACGAGGACGCGCTGCTGAATCCGTACGTCGCGGCCGAGCGCGGCTATGTCGACGCGATCATCCTGCCGCACGAGACGCGGGCCCATCTGGTGAAGGGCCTGCGGCAGTTGCGTACGAAGCGGGAGAGCCTGCCCCCGAAGAAGCACGGCAACATCCCTCTGTAGGAGGCCGGAATGATCAAGGTCGTACGAGGCAACCCGACCCCCGAGGAACTGGCCGCCGCACTCGCGGTGGTCCGGGCACGCGCGGCGGCCGCGGAGGGGTCCGGGCCGGCCGGCCCGCCGCCCCCGCCGGGCTGGTCGGACCCGGCCCGCGTCGCACGCCGCGAGAGCCGCCGCCCGGGGCCCCGGGCGTGGGCACGCACGTACTGGCCGGGCTAGGCCTAGGGTCTGTCGTTTGGATCAGGCCGGATGAGGGAGCGGGGTCTGGTGCGGGCGGTCGCAAGGCGGAGGAGGGAGTCAACGCGGAGGGGGCACCTCCCGTGCCCCCTTGGGGGCTACGGGGGAGTTGGCGACCGACGACAACGCGGCGGGCGTGCGTGCCAGGGACCGCGAGCCCGGCAAGATCCAAACGACAGACCCTAGCCGCGGGCGGGGCCGCTTGAGTACGGGTACTCAGGCGTTCCCGCCGCCGCGCGCGCAGGATCGGGTGCATGCTCTGGTCGGACCCCGAGGACGAACCTCCCAAGGAAATGCGGGACATGCAGGCGATGATGCGCCGCGCCGGTGTCGTCCTCGCGCTGGCCATGGTCCTGGCGATGATCGTCTCCGGCGTCCGCTGACGCCCCGGGTGCGCCGGGACGGCCCCGGCCCCTTCCAGGAGACGGCCCCCGGGTGACTACCCTGCTGGTCATGACCGATCAGCGCCGCCGCCTCGTCCTCGCCTCCGCGTCTCCCGCCCGCCTCAGCCTGCTGAAGCAGGCCGGCCTCGCGCCCGACGTCATCGTCAGCGGGGTCGACGAGGACGCCCTGTCCGCGGCCACACCCGCCGCCCTGGCGCGGGTACTTGCCGAGGCCAAAGCCGCCGCCGTCGCCGCGCTGCCGGAGGCCGCGGGCGCACTGGTCGTCGGCTGCGACTCGGTGCTGGAGCTGGACGGCGAGGCGCACGGCAAGCCCGCCGACGCCGAGGAGGCCACGGCCCGTTGGAAGGCGATGCGCGGCCGGTCGGGCGTGCTGCGGACCGGGCACTGCGTCATCGACACGGTCACCGGTCGCAGCGTCTCGGAGACCGGCTCGACCACGGTGCGCTTCGGGGAGCCGACGGACGCGGAGATCGCGGCGTACGTCGCGTCGGGTGAACCCCTGTACGTGGCGGGGGCGTTCACGCTGGACGGCCGCTCGGCGCCGTTCGTCGACTCGATCGACGGCAACCACGGGAACGTGCTCGGGCTCTCGATGCCGCTGCTGCGCGCGCTGCTGGCCGAGCACGGCGTCACGATCACCGATCTCTGGGCGTGACCGCGCCGCCCGCGCCCGGTCCCGGGAGCGTTCAGACGGCCGACGGGCCGGGCTCGACCGGGGCGGCGTCGGCAGGCCCGGCAGGCCCGGCGGTTTTGGCGGCCGGTTCCTGCTGCTCGCCGTACGCGACGAGCGTCAGCACTATCAGCCCCAGCACGACCATCATGAACACGAACGCCGTCCAGCCCACCAGGCCCACCGCCAGCGCGCCGAGCGCCCCGTGCAGGACCGCGCAGCTGATCAGGACCGGCTTCGCGACCCGGCCGAAGCCCGTGTCCGTTATCGCCGCGTGCACCAGCAGGACCGCGCACCCGAGCAGATAGAGTCCGAGCGCGCCGCCCGCCGACCAGGCGCCGGTGGACATGGCGTCCGGGTCGAGTCCGGCGAGTGACATCTGCTGGTTGTCGACAACGGTGGCCATCAGACCGTTGACGAAAACGAAGCCGACAGCTTCCACGAGCAGCACGATCGCGGCCACCCAGGCCACCGGTCTGCGCACCATGGCGTCCACCTTTTCCCCTGTTACCCGAAGTACGTACGGCATCGGGAAGGCTACTCACCGGTAAACCTTCGGACAAGGGCCTGGGCAGAGGCAAAGAATCCGGTAGGCGTTAGTGGAAACTCCACAAAGAATAATGAGACGCGCCGGGGCGCTCTGACAGAGACCTTGGCCACTTACGGCGATTACTGTTCGGTTGAAAGTCCCGGCGTACCCTTGCGTCACAAGGGATTTCGCGACTTGAGCGGGCCTCGGATCACACTGCGTGTGGGCAAGCTCACCACTGGGGACGGGTCGATGAGTCGTGTCGGCAGTCCCTAAACTCAGCTTGTTTCCAGGAGGGAGCCATCGTGCGCAAGGTGCTCATCGCCAATCGTGGCGAAATCGCTGTCCGTGTTGCTCGTGCGTGCCGGGATGCCGGGATCGGCTCGGTGGCTGTGTATGCGGACCCGGACCGGGATGCGTCGCATGTGCGGGCGGCCGATGAGGCGTTCGCGCTGGGTGGGGACACCCCGGCGGCGAGTTATCTGGATGTGGGGAAGGTTCTTCAGGCGGCGAAGGACTCGGGTGCGGACGCGGTGCATCCTGGGTACGGGTTCCTGTCGGAGAACGCGGAGTTCGCGCAGGCGGTGCTGGACGCGGGGCTGACCTGGATCGGCCCGCCGCCGCAGGCGATCCGCGACCTGGGCGACAAGGTCGCCGCCCGGCACATCGCGCAGCGCGCCGGCGCCCCGCTGGTCGCGGGCACCCCCGACCCGGTGGCGGGTGCGGATGAGGTGGTGGCGTTCGCCAAGGAGCACGGGCTGCCGATCGCGATCAAGGCGGCGTTCGGCGGCGGCGGGCGCGGCCTGAAGGTCGCCCGCACCCTGGAGGAAGTACCGGAGCTGTACGACTCGGCGGTGCGCGAGGCGGTCGCGGCGTTCGGGCGCGGCGAGTGCTTCGTCGAGCGCTACCTCGACAAACCCCGGCACGTGGAAACGCAGTGCCTGGCCGACGCGCACGGCAACGTCGTCGTGGTCTCCACCCGCGACTGCTCGCTGCAGCGCCGCCACCAGAAGCTCGTCGAGGAGGCCCCCGCCCCGTTCCTGTCGAAGGAGCAGAACGAGCAGCTGTACACGGCGTCGAAGGCGATCCTGAAGGAAGCCGGCTACATCGGCGCGGGCACGGTGGAGTTCCTCGTCGGGACCGACGGCACGA
The nucleotide sequence above comes from Streptomyces sp. NBC_01716. Encoded proteins:
- a CDS encoding Maf family protein, whose translation is MTDQRRRLVLASASPARLSLLKQAGLAPDVIVSGVDEDALSAATPAALARVLAEAKAAAVAALPEAAGALVVGCDSVLELDGEAHGKPADAEEATARWKAMRGRSGVLRTGHCVIDTVTGRSVSETGSTTVRFGEPTDAEIAAYVASGEPLYVAGAFTLDGRSAPFVDSIDGNHGNVLGLSMPLLRALLAEHGVTITDLWA
- a CDS encoding acyl-CoA carboxylase epsilon subunit; translated protein: MIKVVRGNPTPEELAAALAVVRARAAAAEGSGPAGPPPPPGWSDPARVARRESRRPGPRAWARTYWPG
- the hutH gene encoding histidine ammonia-lyase, whose amino-acid sequence is MRTVVVGTSGTTAEDVVAVARGNAPVELSADAIAALAAAREIVDSLAAKPEPVYGVSTGFGALATRHIGPELRGRLQRNIVRSHAAGMGPRVEREVVRALMFLRLKTLASGRTGVRPEVARTIADVLNAGITPVVHEYGSLGCSGDLAPLSHCALTLMGEGDAEGPDGVVRPAAELLAEHGIVPVELREKEGLALLNGTDGMLGMLVMAIADLQRLYTSADITAALTLEALLGTDKVLAPELHAIRPHPGQGVSADNMLRVLAGSGLTGHFQQDAAPRVQDAYSVRCAPQVAGAGRDTLAYARIVAERELASAVDNPVVLPDGRVESNGNFHGAPVAYVLDFLAIVAADLGSIAERRTDRLLDKNRSHGLPAFLADDPGVDSGLMIAQYTQAALVSEMKRLAVPASVDSIPSSAMQEDHVSMGWSAARKLRTAVDHLTRILAVEMYAATRAIELRTGLVPAPASQAAVEAVRAAGIEGPGPDRFLSPDLALADMFLRDGRLVAAVEPVTGPLA
- a CDS encoding GGDEF domain-containing protein, translating into MGEDVRLRAVVELAQAMASAQTPHESWRAAALGARDALAGSFAALSVWERDLGQLKVLVNAGDLAEGEEEFPDDESYPVHRFPEIAEFLHERWAGGGEPNAWVETVEGPAATVAGGEPGYCHQRVAALRRRGRGCCVVAPIVLHGRAWGELYVARPLGAPVFERADAAFATVIASVVASGIAQTERLEEARRLAFTDPLTGLANRRAVDMRLDEAVALHREDGSVVSLVVCDLNGLKRVNDTHGHAVGDRLLERFGSLLSLCGARLPGALVARLGGDEFCLLTVGPAADDVVEVADELCHRAAELALGEGVACGIASTGDPIGPLRSARRLFRLADAAQYRAKAARSVGPVVAGRDGGVVRLADEPPPGPPVVGERRRFRGTRVPPGGGG
- a CDS encoding enoyl-CoA hydratase/isomerase family protein, with amino-acid sequence MGTEDERRYGEFVAVRRHGHVAELVLDRPKAMNAVSTEMARSIGAACAALGADRDVRVTVLTSTHPRAFCVGADLKERNSLSDAELVRQRPTARAAYTGVLELPMPAIAAVHGFALGGGFELALSCDLIVADPTAVVGLPEVSVGVIPGGGGTQLLPRRVGAARAAELIFTARRLEAPEAHALGLVDQLAGEAADRDEALALASRIAANSPVGLRAAKRALRLGHGLDLRAGLEVEDAAWRSVAFSGDRTEGVAAFNEKRKPEWPGE
- a CDS encoding biotin--[acetyl-CoA-carboxylase] ligase, giving the protein MTEHNAAGSRWSDLERPPLNTTALRRGLIVPGRLWSSLDVVTTIGSTNSDLAARADSLPEGAVLVAEEQTRGRGRLDRGWSAPARSGLFLSVLLRPGPDVPVERWGWLPLLTGVAVATAVARTAGVDTALKWPNDLLVTVGGKEGDESAKEERKAGGILAERAGADAVIVGVGLNVTLTESELPVPGAGSLALANAVSVDRDPLLRAVLRGLERWYGEWRDAGGDPAASGLQEAYVTGCATLGRPVRAELPGERQVVGDAVAIDGDGRLVIATEGGGRETVGAGDVVHLRAS
- the mmpB gene encoding morphogenic membrane protein MmpB — translated: MLWSDPEDEPPKEMRDMQAMMRRAGVVLALAMVLAMIVSGVR
- a CDS encoding acyl-CoA carboxylase subunit beta, whose product is MSEPETARGTENSHTTAGKIADLQRRIEEATNAGSARAVEKQHAKGKLTARERIDLLMDEGSFVELDEFARHRSTNFGIEKNRPYGDGVVTGYGTVDGRPVCVYSQDFTIFGGSLGEVYGEKIVKVMDFALKTGCPIIGINDGGGARIQEGVVALGLFAEIFRRNVHASGVVPQISLIVGPCAGGAVYSPAITDFTVMVDQTSHMFITGPDVIKTVTGEDVGFEELGGARTHNTTSGVAHHMAGDEKDAVEYVKSLLSYLPSNNLSEPPAFPEVAEVAPTAEDLELDALIPDSANQPYDMHSAIEHVLDDSEFLETQALFAPNIITGYGRVEGYPVGIVANQPMQFAGCLDINASEKAARFVRTCDAFNIPVITFVDVPGFLPGVDQEYGGIIRRGAKLIYAYAEATVPLITVITRKAFGGAYDVMGSKHLGADLNLAWPTAQIAVMGAQGAVNILHRRTIAAAEDQEATRAGLIAEYEDALLNPYVAAERGYVDAIILPHETRAHLVKGLRQLRTKRESLPPKKHGNIPL
- a CDS encoding adenylate/guanylate cyclase domain-containing protein, yielding MTVDDTTSGGGDEKPPSDSSAHPTPHHAVDHTAEPTDDPLAIRLEQLIIGAERRYTPFQAARTAGVSMDLASRFWRAMGFADIGQARALTEADVLALRRLAGLVEAGLLSEPMAIQVARSTGQTTARLAEWQIDSFLAGLTEPPEPGMTRTEVTYPLVELLLPELEEFLVYVWRRQLAAATGRVVQAADDEEMVDRRLAVGFADLVGFTRLTRRLEEEELGELVEAFETTCADLVAAHGGRLIKTLGDEVLYAADDAGTATEIALRLIETMTHDDSMPALRVGIAFGTVTTRMGDVFGNTVNLASRLTSIAPKDAVLVDGALAEELIRTGDTPASEAEAAEHAAEAEKAGEEPPSYRFAIQPMWQRPVRGLGVVEPWLLTRRPKP